The following proteins are encoded in a genomic region of [Eubacterium] hominis:
- a CDS encoding helix-turn-helix transcriptional regulator, producing MKMREDYTCPLELVHDMIKGKWKPIILWRLRLGKTSLSKLEQDIQGITQKMLLQHLKELMEYGFVEKQTYSGYPLHVEYYLSDPMGKEIIEALRIMQHIGITYLEKNGKAEELLKKHIIPD from the coding sequence ATGAAAATGAGAGAAGACTATACCTGCCCACTTGAGTTAGTACATGATATGATTAAAGGCAAATGGAAACCAATTATCTTATGGCGGCTTCGCTTAGGAAAAACATCACTTTCAAAGCTTGAACAGGATATACAAGGTATTACACAGAAAATGTTATTGCAACACTTAAAAGAGTTAATGGAATATGGCTTTGTAGAGAAACAGACGTATTCCGGATATCCTCTTCATGTGGAATATTATTTAAGTGATCCTATGGGAAAAGAAATCATAGAGGCATTGCGTATTATGCAACATATAGGTATCACATATCTTGAAAAAAATGGCAAAGCAGAAGAATTATTGAAAAAGCATATTATTCCAGACTAG
- a CDS encoding FAD-dependent oxidoreductase gives MNKKYAPLFEPAYIGKLKIKNKMAMAPMGPIGYADPHYAYNQRLQDYYVERAKGGIGLIITGVTTVNVDVEGIEAPGMPCVTKCPKAFVHNASQMNERIHAYGTKIFLQMTANAGRSTMPGMVKNMIAPSAQGNRFDPSVQHREMKKEEIAQYTKDFVKGAMIAKRAGFDGVEIHAVHEGYLLDQFAIAIYNHREDEYGGSLENRLRFATDIVKGIKKACGQDFPVSLRFSLKSCMKALRQGGLPGEEYEEAGRDIEEGVAAAKILVAAGYDALNVDAGTYDSWYWNHPPMYFEEEGMYRPFGEILKKEVNVPIILAGRMENPDIAVEALGKSCDIVEYGRQLLADPDYPEKLRMDRLKEVRPCLGCHEGCLGRISKGPISCAVNPACGRESIYGITPAMKKKQVLIIGGGVAGCESARVAALRGHKVTLVEKSDRLGGNLIPGGMPSFKHYDHDLVTWYEHQLKLLNVDVQLNKELSVEQIRNSDNDVIITATGSKPIVLRQEKLKKAVVADDVLMGRVHVGDQVVIIGGGLVGCETGLWLAQKGKQVTIIEMQKEILGGPHGMPFMNYSMLTDLMKYHHMQVLTNTMVEEVKDDSVTVVQNGIASTLSADTVISAVGYKSENTLYEAIRDLNKPVYNIGDSNQVHNIMYAIWNAYEIVRNI, from the coding sequence ATGAATAAGAAGTATGCACCACTTTTTGAACCAGCTTATATTGGTAAGCTGAAAATCAAAAATAAAATGGCTATGGCACCGATGGGACCAATTGGTTACGCTGATCCACATTATGCGTATAATCAACGATTACAAGATTATTATGTTGAACGTGCGAAAGGTGGTATTGGGTTAATCATTACCGGAGTAACCACAGTAAATGTTGATGTAGAAGGTATTGAAGCACCTGGGATGCCTTGTGTAACCAAATGTCCTAAAGCATTTGTCCACAATGCAAGTCAAATGAATGAAAGAATTCATGCTTATGGTACAAAGATTTTCCTACAGATGACAGCAAACGCTGGTAGAAGTACAATGCCTGGTATGGTAAAAAACATGATTGCGCCATCTGCGCAAGGCAATCGATTTGATCCAAGTGTACAACATCGTGAAATGAAGAAAGAAGAAATTGCACAATATACAAAGGACTTTGTGAAAGGCGCTATGATTGCGAAACGTGCAGGTTTTGATGGGGTAGAAATCCATGCAGTACATGAAGGATATTTGCTAGATCAGTTTGCGATTGCTATTTATAATCATAGAGAAGATGAATATGGAGGAAGCCTGGAAAATAGATTACGATTTGCTACAGATATTGTGAAGGGTATCAAGAAAGCTTGTGGTCAGGATTTCCCAGTATCGTTACGTTTTAGTTTAAAGAGTTGTATGAAAGCATTACGTCAGGGAGGTTTGCCTGGAGAAGAATATGAAGAAGCAGGTCGTGATATCGAAGAAGGTGTAGCTGCCGCAAAAATTTTAGTAGCTGCAGGATATGATGCTTTGAATGTTGATGCTGGAACATATGATTCTTGGTATTGGAATCATCCACCAATGTATTTTGAAGAAGAAGGAATGTATCGTCCTTTTGGTGAAATATTGAAGAAAGAAGTGAATGTTCCAATCATTCTTGCAGGTAGAATGGAAAATCCAGATATTGCTGTTGAAGCACTGGGAAAATCTTGTGATATTGTTGAATATGGACGTCAATTATTGGCTGATCCTGATTATCCAGAAAAACTTAGAATGGATCGGCTTAAGGAAGTTCGTCCATGTCTAGGATGTCATGAAGGATGTCTTGGAAGAATTTCTAAAGGACCTATTTCATGTGCTGTTAATCCTGCTTGTGGTAGAGAAAGCATCTATGGCATAACACCAGCTATGAAAAAGAAACAAGTATTAATCATTGGTGGTGGTGTAGCTGGTTGTGAAAGTGCAAGAGTTGCTGCTTTAAGAGGACACAAGGTTACATTGGTTGAAAAAAGTGACCGTCTTGGAGGTAATTTAATACCTGGTGGAATGCCTAGCTTTAAGCATTATGACCATGATTTAGTAACATGGTATGAACATCAGTTAAAATTATTAAATGTAGATGTACAATTAAATAAAGAGCTAAGTGTTGAACAAATTCGTAACAGTGATAACGATGTTATCATTACAGCTACAGGTTCTAAACCAATTGTTTTACGTCAGGAAAAGTTAAAAAAAGCAGTTGTTGCAGATGATGTTTTGATGGGGCGAGTTCATGTAGGCGATCAGGTTGTTATCATTGGTGGTGGACTTGTCGGGTGTGAAACAGGATTATGGCTTGCTCAAAAAGGTAAACAAGTCACAATTATAGAAATGCAGAAAGAAATTCTTGGAGGACCTCATGGTATGCCATTTATGAATTATTCTATGCTTACTGATTTGATGAAATATCATCATATGCAAGTATTGACCAATACAATGGTAGAGGAAGTAAAAGATGACTCTGTTACAGTGGTTCAAAATGGCATAGCATCTACATTATCTGCAGATACAGTGATTTCAGCTGTGGGATATAAATCAGAAAATACGTTATATGAAGCAATACGTGATTTAAACAAACCAGTATACAATATAGGCGATTCTAATCAGGTACATAATATTATGTATGCAATTTGGAATGCTTATGAAATTGTACGTAATATTTAA
- a CDS encoding YbhB/YbcL family Raf kinase inhibitor-like protein, with translation MKVTSKGIENGIIRSEFGMYGTCFDSHHIPCYSLPFRIEDAPHETVSYAFVLEDKDAYPVTGFTWIHWIGANLTRKEVYENESLTASDFIQGANSWISIQGNELSIEQASFYGGMTPPDKSHMYELHVYALDQLLDLQNGFYLNELFHKMSGHILGESVLKGIYQKIDMVS, from the coding sequence ATGAAAGTCACAAGTAAAGGAATTGAAAACGGCATCATACGTTCAGAATTTGGTATGTATGGAACATGTTTTGATTCTCATCATATTCCTTGCTATTCGCTTCCATTCAGAATTGAAGATGCACCCCATGAAACAGTTTCATATGCCTTTGTACTGGAAGATAAAGATGCTTATCCAGTTACTGGATTTACCTGGATTCATTGGATAGGCGCGAATCTTACACGCAAAGAAGTATACGAAAATGAAAGCCTAACAGCCTCAGATTTTATACAAGGTGCAAATAGCTGGATTAGTATACAAGGAAATGAACTTTCCATAGAACAAGCCAGTTTTTATGGAGGCATGACACCACCAGATAAATCTCATATGTATGAACTTCATGTTTATGCATTGGATCAATTACTTGATTTACAAAACGGCTTCTATTTAAATGAATTATTTCATAAAATGAGTGGTCACATCCTTGGAGAATCTGTATTAAAAGGTATCTATCAAAAAATTGATATGGTATCGTAA
- a CDS encoding YggS family pyridoxal phosphate-dependent enzyme, translating to MNKDKLKEIQNELPENVTLVAVSKMHTKEEIDEAHKLGCCIFGENKVQEMKDKYNPDYTWHMIGHLQRNKVKDVVPLASMIQSLDSYRLAQEIEKQCAKINKVMPVLIEVNISRDPGKTGVLLEEAPSFVKQCMRLEHLDVQGLMCVGPLTDDEDKIEGCFERMHALFIKLQNEYGEDKFKYLSMGMSDDYHIALRHGSNMVRLGSVIFGKRNYNK from the coding sequence ATGAACAAAGATAAACTAAAAGAAATACAAAATGAATTGCCTGAAAATGTTACTTTGGTTGCAGTTAGTAAAATGCATACGAAGGAAGAAATCGACGAGGCACATAAATTAGGCTGCTGTATCTTTGGCGAAAATAAAGTACAGGAAATGAAAGATAAATATAATCCTGATTATACATGGCATATGATTGGACATCTTCAAAGAAATAAAGTAAAAGATGTTGTTCCTTTAGCAAGTATGATTCAAAGTTTAGACAGTTATCGTCTTGCTCAAGAAATTGAAAAACAATGTGCAAAGATTAATAAAGTCATGCCAGTACTGATTGAAGTAAATATCAGCCGTGATCCAGGAAAAACGGGTGTATTGTTGGAAGAAGCACCTAGCTTTGTGAAGCAGTGCATGCGTTTGGAACATTTAGATGTTCAGGGTTTAATGTGTGTTGGCCCTTTAACAGATGATGAAGATAAAATTGAAGGTTGTTTTGAAAGAATGCATGCTTTATTCATAAAATTACAAAATGAATATGGTGAAGATAAATTTAAATATTTATCTATGGGTATGAGTGATGATTATCATATTGCCTTAAGACATGGCAGCAATATGGTACGTCTTGGCAGTGTTATTTTTGGAAAACGAAATTACAATAAATAA
- a CDS encoding TetR/AcrR family transcriptional regulator: MGKRAEQAISTKRKLLYTAYQLIRDEGYPALTIRKLCEKSDVSTGAFYHHYQSKEDLITQGFMSFDEELEEELKHVTETDPIKMIRYIILSLTKYVFDNGSGFAKELYISQLSISNNYITQKTRPYYQGVLSYVKKAQEQNIIKNDMDADEITSVLLRIGRGTILDWCLHDYGYDLLQQSKKDLDFMLQQFLITPNT; this comes from the coding sequence ATGGGAAAACGAGCAGAACAGGCAATTTCAACAAAACGTAAATTATTATATACAGCCTATCAGTTAATACGTGATGAAGGATATCCTGCCTTAACCATAAGAAAACTTTGTGAGAAAAGTGATGTATCAACAGGTGCGTTTTATCATCATTATCAATCGAAAGAAGATTTAATTACACAGGGTTTTATGAGCTTTGATGAAGAATTAGAAGAAGAATTAAAACATGTTACAGAAACTGATCCTATCAAAATGATTCGTTATATTATTCTAAGCTTGACCAAATATGTTTTTGATAATGGATCAGGATTTGCGAAGGAATTATATATTTCTCAACTATCTATATCTAATAATTATATTACACAGAAAACACGCCCCTATTATCAAGGAGTGCTATCTTATGTAAAAAAAGCGCAAGAACAAAATATTATAAAAAATGATATGGATGCCGATGAAATCACCAGTGTATTATTACGCATTGGACGAGGAACGATACTTGACTGGTGTCTACATGATTATGGTTATGATTTATTACAACAGTCAAAAAAAGATTTAGATTTTATGTTACAACAGTTTCTTATTACACCTAATACATAA
- a CDS encoding MurR/RpiR family transcriptional regulator — MNLDELVNKYHTDLNPNDLYIWEYLSKHRMKCSEMTIEELSKQCNVSKTSIIRFAKKLSLSGFSELKTYLKMQPSSQSNLNNSNLDMLCNGYIQSIQELKERNMESVFEIIYHAKRVFLYGSGAVQLNAAKELYRMFFNGGDYFYYFDGKTDIDDILYNFNQGDVMIMISLNGESDLTIEFARKMKLKDIPIISITKSKHNTLASLSDENVYFSTTNLKLPGEHGRKFESTTAFFILCEIFYIRYQEYKAEKEKSQTK; from the coding sequence ATGAATTTAGATGAACTTGTAAATAAATATCACACAGATTTAAACCCTAATGATTTATACATATGGGAATATCTAAGTAAACACCGAATGAAATGCAGCGAAATGACAATTGAAGAATTAAGTAAACAGTGTAATGTTTCAAAAACAAGTATCATAAGATTTGCGAAAAAACTATCATTAAGTGGCTTTAGTGAACTGAAAACGTATTTAAAAATGCAGCCATCTTCACAATCAAATCTAAACAATTCCAATTTAGATATGCTTTGTAATGGTTATATCCAGAGTATTCAAGAGTTGAAAGAAAGAAATATGGAGTCTGTTTTTGAAATTATCTATCATGCTAAGCGCGTTTTTCTTTATGGCTCAGGTGCTGTACAACTGAATGCCGCAAAAGAGTTATATCGTATGTTTTTCAATGGTGGTGATTACTTCTATTATTTCGATGGAAAAACCGATATTGATGATATCTTATATAACTTTAACCAAGGGGATGTCATGATCATGATTTCCTTAAATGGCGAAAGTGATTTAACAATAGAATTTGCAAGGAAGATGAAATTAAAGGATATTCCTATCATTTCTATCACCAAATCAAAACATAATACCCTTGCTAGTTTAAGTGATGAGAACGTTTATTTTTCAACAACGAATTTAAAGCTTCCTGGGGAACATGGCAGAAAATTTGAATCTACAACAGCGTTCTTTATTTTATGTGAAATATTTTATATCCGATATCAAGAATATAAAGCAGAAAAGGAAAAATCACAAACCAAATAA
- a CDS encoding AAA family ATPase yields MNNSYWNPDNEDFKISCNGKIYVDKSMLIDYTNSILHTPERFICVSRPRRFGKSTDANMLVAYYSKGCDSKALFDHLKIAHRDSYKKHLNKHHVIYLNMQSFVSNQENIQEMIKFLTSQVILELKTEISDVQFQDETKLRLCLEDIYRYKGEKFVFIIDEWDCIFREFPNDLNSQKVYLDFLRDLLKDKKYVSLAYMTGILPIKKYGTHSALNMFKEISMINPTPMEKFMGFTKEEVKKLCEEYQIDFDEMKAWYDGYHLNKEVSILSPRSVVFSLMDRKFKNYWASTETYESLKVYIDMNFDGLRDDIIKLLARKRVIINPSKFQNDMTTFQSKDDVFTLLVHLGYLGYDEETSEVYIPNNEVVESFVNSIEDSNWGPVSESLRNSMNLIQATYACDGEQVAEYIEKAHLETSILQYNNENALAYTIYLAYIMARNDYTMVREFPSGKGFADVVFIPRYDKPAMIIELKYDQDVDSAIKQIKEKKYFFGLEKYLDNLLLVGINYDKNTKKHTCTIEKFRYEKH; encoded by the coding sequence ATGAATAATAGTTATTGGAATCCAGATAATGAAGATTTTAAAATATCATGTAATGGTAAAATTTATGTGGACAAATCCATGTTAATTGATTATACAAATTCAATTTTACATACACCAGAGAGATTTATTTGTGTATCAAGACCAAGAAGATTTGGAAAATCAACGGATGCCAATATGTTAGTCGCATATTATTCAAAAGGTTGTGATTCAAAAGCCTTATTTGATCATTTAAAAATTGCACATAGGGATAGTTATAAAAAACATTTAAATAAACATCATGTTATATATTTAAATATGCAAAGCTTTGTTAGTAATCAAGAAAACATACAAGAAATGATTAAGTTTCTAACAAGTCAAGTCATATTAGAATTAAAAACTGAAATTTCAGACGTACAATTTCAAGATGAAACAAAATTGCGTCTTTGTTTAGAAGATATCTATCGTTACAAAGGTGAGAAATTTGTTTTTATTATAGATGAATGGGATTGTATATTTAGAGAATTCCCAAATGATTTGAATTCACAAAAAGTATATCTTGATTTTTTAAGAGATTTATTAAAAGATAAGAAATATGTATCACTTGCCTATATGACAGGAATATTGCCAATAAAAAAATATGGAACACATAGTGCCTTAAATATGTTTAAGGAAATATCTATGATCAATCCTACACCAATGGAAAAGTTTATGGGATTTACAAAAGAAGAAGTGAAAAAGCTATGTGAAGAATATCAGATAGATTTTGATGAAATGAAGGCATGGTATGATGGCTATCATTTAAATAAAGAAGTATCTATATTATCACCACGTTCTGTTGTATTTTCATTAATGGACCGTAAGTTTAAAAATTATTGGGCATCTACTGAAACTTATGAATCACTGAAAGTATATATTGATATGAATTTTGATGGGTTAAGAGATGATATCATCAAACTATTGGCAAGAAAAAGAGTTATCATTAATCCAAGTAAATTCCAAAATGATATGACAACATTTCAATCAAAAGATGATGTGTTCACACTACTTGTACACTTGGGATATTTAGGATATGATGAGGAAACAAGTGAGGTATATATTCCTAATAATGAAGTTGTAGAATCTTTTGTCAATTCAATAGAAGATTCCAATTGGGGACCAGTAAGTGAATCATTAAGGAATTCCATGAATCTGATACAGGCAACCTATGCTTGTGATGGGGAACAAGTCGCAGAATATATAGAAAAAGCGCATTTAGAAACCAGTATCTTACAATACAATAATGAGAATGCGTTGGCATATACAATCTATTTAGCATATATCATGGCACGAAATGATTATACGATGGTAAGAGAATTCCCTAGTGGAAAAGGGTTTGCGGACGTTGTATTTATTCCACGATATGATAAACCTGCGATGATTATTGAACTAAAATATGATCAAGACGTGGATAGCGCGATTAAACAGATTAAAGAAAAGAAATATTTCTTTGGCTTAGAAAAGTATTTAGATAATTTGTTGTTGGTAGGTATCAATTATGACAAGAACACAAAGAAACATACATGTACAATAGAGAAATTTAGATATGAAAAACATTAA
- a CDS encoding cupin domain-containing protein yields the protein MKKYEHLIIPDIQWVDSLPDHEGSVGGKGFPVLMNGDLVPEANAWVCPTMFQITKRQSDIVASGKAPKANMHIHEADEMYLILGDKGAVTYRITLGNDIYLLDSPCCVYIPAQLPHAIEPVKYTEGCYGGSCQIYLNRDYITKPVPENPLQMEHTEQLIVRDIQWVKNLPDHEGSVGDKGFPILMNGDLVPQANAWLCPTMFLATKRQVEIVEKNTGPKANPHIHDDDEMYLILGDKDKVEFEIGLGEDLYRLTSPCCVYIPAGVPHSIRATKFTEGCYGGSCQIYLNRDYVTKPVPEK from the coding sequence ATGAAAAAATATGAACATTTAATTATTCCAGATATTCAATGGGTGGATAGTCTGCCTGATCATGAAGGGTCCGTAGGAGGAAAAGGATTCCCTGTGCTCATGAATGGCGACTTAGTTCCTGAAGCAAATGCCTGGGTATGTCCAACAATGTTTCAGATTACAAAACGTCAATCAGATATCGTTGCAAGTGGTAAAGCACCAAAAGCAAATATGCATATCCATGAAGCTGATGAAATGTATTTGATATTAGGAGATAAAGGTGCCGTCACATATCGTATTACACTAGGTAACGATATTTACTTATTGGATTCTCCATGTTGTGTATATATTCCTGCACAATTACCACATGCTATAGAACCTGTGAAATATACAGAAGGATGTTATGGTGGTTCTTGTCAAATATATCTAAATCGTGATTATATTACAAAACCAGTTCCAGAAAATCCTTTACAGATGGAACATACGGAACAATTGATTGTTAGAGATATCCAATGGGTTAAGAATTTACCAGATCATGAAGGTTCTGTGGGAGATAAAGGTTTTCCGATTTTAATGAATGGAGATTTAGTACCACAGGCAAACGCCTGGTTATGTCCAACAATGTTTTTAGCAACTAAACGTCAGGTAGAGATAGTCGAAAAGAATACAGGACCAAAAGCAAATCCACATATTCATGACGATGATGAAATGTATCTGATTTTAGGGGATAAGGATAAAGTAGAATTTGAAATTGGATTAGGCGAAGATTTATATCGATTAACTTCCCCATGTTGTGTTTATATACCAGCGGGCGTTCCTCATTCTATTCGAGCAACGAAGTTCACAGAAGGATGCTATGGCGGATCATGTCAGATATATTTAAATCGTGATTATGTCACAAAACCAGTTCCAGAAAAATAG
- a CDS encoding AAA family ATPase — MGIYLNPDNQDFYMSYNDDIYVDKSMLIEYTNSRLNKASRFICVSRPRRFGKSTDANMLVAYYSRGCDSHELFNALKVSKLPDYEKHLNQHHVIHLNMQEFLSDANSITEMIDIINKEVMNELLKEYDVDVLRPSLKNYLNKIYNDYKESFIFIIDEWDCIFREYTEDKDAQKIYLDFLRDLLKDKKYVSLAYMTGILPIKKYGTHSALNMFKEISMVSPDPIEKFMGFTEEEVKKLCEEYQIDFDEMKAWYDGYHLNKEVSILSPRSVVFSLMDRKFKNYWASTETYESLKVYIDMNFDGLKDDIIKLLARKRVIINASKFQNDMTTFQSKDDVFTLLVHLGYLGYDEETSEVYIPNNEVVESFVNSIEDSNWGPVSESLRNSMNLIQATYACDGEQVAEYIEKAHLETSILQYNDENALAYTIYLAYIMARNDYTMVREFPGGKGFADVVFIPRYDKPAMIIELKYDKDVDTAIKQIKDKKYFFGLEKYLDNLLLVGINYDKETKKHTCMIEKYSNQKN, encoded by the coding sequence ATGGGAATATATTTAAATCCAGATAATCAAGATTTTTATATGTCATATAATGATGATATCTATGTGGATAAATCAATGTTAATAGAATATACAAATTCAAGATTAAATAAAGCAAGTCGTTTTATATGTGTATCGAGACCAAGAAGATTTGGAAAATCTACAGATGCGAATATGCTAGTTGCATATTATTCTAGGGGTTGTGATTCACATGAATTATTTAATGCTTTGAAGGTTTCAAAGTTACCTGATTATGAAAAACATTTAAATCAACATCATGTAATACATCTGAATATGCAGGAATTTTTAAGTGATGCAAATTCAATAACTGAAATGATAGATATCATAAATAAAGAAGTGATGAATGAACTATTAAAGGAGTATGATGTTGACGTATTAAGACCTAGTTTGAAGAATTATTTAAATAAAATTTATAATGATTATAAAGAGTCCTTTATTTTCATCATAGATGAGTGGGACTGTATATTTAGAGAATATACTGAAGATAAAGATGCACAAAAAATATATCTTGATTTTTTAAGAGATTTATTAAAAGATAAGAAATATGTATCACTTGCCTATATGACAGGAATATTGCCAATCAAAAAATACGGAACACATAGTGCCTTAAATATGTTTAAAGAAATATCTATGGTTAGTCCTGATCCTATTGAAAAATTTATGGGGTTTACAGAAGAAGAAGTGAAAAAGTTATGTGAAGAATATCAGATAGATTTTGATGAAATGAAAGCATGGTATGATGGCTATCATTTAAATAAAGAAGTATCTATATTATCACCACGTTCTGTCGTATTTTCATTAATGGATCGTAAGTTTAAAAATTATTGGGCATCTACTGAAACCTATGAATCTTTGAAAGTATATATTGATATGAATTTTGATGGATTAAAGGATGATATCATTAAGCTATTAGCTAGAAAAAGAGTCATCATCAATGCGAGTAAATTTCAAAATGATATGACAACATTCCAATCAAAAGATGATGTGTTCACACTACTTGTACACTTGGGATATTTAGGATATGATGAGGAAACAAGTGAGGTATATATTCCTAATAATGAAGTTGTAGAATCTTTTGTCAATTCAATAGAAGATTCCAATTGGGGACCAGTAAGTGAATCATTAAGGAATTCCATGAATCTGATACAGGCAACCTATGCTTGTGATGGGGAACAAGTCGCAGAATATATAGAAAAAGCACATTTAGAAACCAGTATCTTACAATATAATGATGAGAATGCGTTGGCATATACAATCTATTTAGCATATATCATGGCAAGAAATGATTATACAATGGTAAGAGAATTTCCAGGTGGAAAAGGGTTTGCGGATGTCGTGTTCATTCCAAGATATGATAAACCTGCGATGATCATTGAACTTAAATATGATAAAGACGTGGATACTGCGATTAAACAGATTAAAGATAAGAAATATTTCTTTGGCTTAGAAAAGTATTTAGATAATTTGTTGTTGGTAGGTATCAATTATGATAAGGAAACAAAGAAACATACATGTATGATAGAAAAATATTCTAATCAAAAGAATTAA
- a CDS encoding effector binding domain-containing protein, which produces MKQTTTPFRIEKKASFRVIGYTLHTTNQKKEARTAIPSFWSDFKMNEKHTALLPLSNQEPFGLFGMNIYNTDASDARKFDYMIAVSSDVMIDQTFTMYEVPTMTWAIFPCTIDTIGKTEAQVITKWLPKYKYKPLNKGYITGKMKSNAPDIEHYKEDGSVEVWIAIQD; this is translated from the coding sequence ATGAAACAGACAACTACCCCATTTCGTATTGAGAAAAAAGCATCATTTCGTGTCATTGGATATACGCTACATACAACAAATCAAAAGAAAGAAGCAAGAACAGCAATCCCATCATTTTGGTCCGATTTTAAAATGAATGAAAAACATACCGCTTTATTACCATTATCTAATCAAGAGCCATTTGGTTTGTTTGGTATGAATATCTATAATACAGATGCATCTGATGCTCGTAAGTTTGATTATATGATTGCGGTATCTAGTGATGTAATGATTGATCAAACATTTACCATGTATGAAGTACCCACAATGACATGGGCAATATTTCCATGTACCATTGATACTATTGGAAAAACAGAAGCACAGGTAATCACGAAATGGCTGCCAAAATATAAATATAAACCTTTAAACAAGGGATATATTACTGGAAAGATGAAATCAAACGCACCAGATATTGAACATTATAAGGAAGATGGTTCTGTAGAAGTTTGGATTGCGATTCAAGATTAA